The nucleotide window GCTGGCCCGCCCCTTGGCCCTGCATGGGGTAATCCTCAAAGAAAACGGCGACACCATTACTCTTAGGGTCGGCGAAGAGGACTCCGACCCGGTGTTTACGGTCTGCGATCTGCTGCCCCATTTGGCCCGCAAGGTCCAGATGGATAAAAAGGTGGATGAGGCCTTTATTGGAGAAAAGCTTAATGTTCTGGTGGGATCTCTCCCCTATGGCAATGATGACACCAAGGAACGTTTTAAACTTCATCTCTTGCACCTGCTTTCGGAAAAATATGGCCTGCATGAAGAGGACCTGGTAAGTGCGGAACTGGAAGTAGTGCCTGCCGGACGGGCCCGGGATCTGGGCTGGGATCGGAGTCTGGTCGGCGGCTACGGCCAAGATGATCGGGCCTGTGCCTATGCTGCCCTGGAGGCCATTTTCGTGGTCAATGACCCACCCTATACCTGTCTGGCCCTGTTCGTGGACAAAGAAGAGGTCGGCAGCGACGGCAACACTTCCGCTAAAAGCTGCCTGCTGGCAGAATTAGTTACTCAATTGTTGCTGCGCCAGGGTGAGGGGCGGGAGGCCCTGCGTCCGGCCCTGATGGCCTCGCGGGCCATCTCGGCTGACGTGAACGGCGCTTTGGATCCCGACTGGCCTGAGGTCCATGAAAAGAACAATGCCGCCCGGATGGGCTATGGAGTCTGCCTGACCAAATTCACCGGCCACGGCGGCAAATATATGGCTAATGACGCCCATGCCGAATACGTCGGCTGGATCAGACGCATCTTCAACCGCCAGGGCGTGGTCTGGCAGGCGGGAGAATTGGGAAAGGTGGACGAAGGCGGGGGCGGCACCATCGCCAAGTTTCTGGCCATCCACGGCATGGATATCATTGACTGCGGCACCCCGTTGTTATCCATGCACTCCCCCTTTGAAGTGTCCTCCAAAGGCGATCTGTATATGACCTATAAGGCCTATTGGAGCTTTTTTACCGCTGGAGAAGATTAATCCGATTTTCCTTTTGGGAACTTTGCTTTTACCCTTCTGGCAGAGACGAGCAGATCGCCAAAGGGAACTGAATCTCGGTCTGGTCAGGACTCTGCTCGGAATCGCCGATAACAGTCGGTGAGGTTAAAAATATTTGCAATTCCTGGCTATAAACCTTATATTTTGAAAGGAGTTAATTGATCAAGGATTGTTATGGGAAAATTCTTTTCAAAGGTGAGCACCAAGGGAGAGGCCCCCAAAATTGGTTCATTCTCCAACATGATGAACTTTTACAGCCTCCTGCTGTTTCTGATTGCTATCCCTTTTGTGCTGATTGTGGCTCTGGTCTGGCTAACCGGCGTGTTGGGCTTCAGCACCTGGATCATCGCTGGTCTGGCTGTGCTCATTGCACTGGGATTCTGGCGGCTCTCTCGTAAGTGGAGTCAGATCAAGGCCAAAATGGCAGCCCAAGGGTTTGAGTTTAAAGATATTGTGGCGGAGGCGGCCAAAGATGGCAAGAATGTCGAGGTCTCTTTGTTAAACGGGCTGCTCACCTTCCGGTGTCAAGGCAATCGTTATCCGGCGCATGTTTTGCCTTATCCGAGTTCCGAACCTCTGGCCCTGGAAGCACCGCCTTCAATGACTGTGGAGTCACCTACGGTATCTGGTCATGATGCTGCCGCTTATGAGTTGGGTCAGCTACGGCGAGAATTGGAGGGTTATATCCGTCTGCGCGACTCTGGAGTAATCAGCCCCGAAGAGTTTGATCAGATCCGGAACCGCCTGATGGGATGCTTGCATGACAAATCGGCGGCTGCCAAAGTCAGCGAGGTTTAGGCGCTCGGTATCATTCTTCCACCGGATTGGGTTCTTCCGGAGGTCCTGGCGGGGGGAGGCTCTCTTTCCCTAAAGCAAAGGCCGGTCCCCTTAACAGACCAGCTCCTTCCCAGAAATCCTGCCGATAACGGTAAAAATAATGGAGCCTTTGCAGCCCCTGGGCCAAGTGGTCCAGGTATTCTTCCCCCAAGTGGTCAATACAATACTGCAGCAGACCTAGGACACTGGCCGGAAGAAAAAATTTTTCCTTGCCGATCACCCCTTGAAAGTCCAACCGGTAACTATCGCTCCCCAGGCTAATGAGCTTTGCTTCATAGAGGCGATCAGCAGGTTGGTCCAGGGATTGTCCCAACCTTAGTTCCCCCAAAGGAATCTGGAAACGGCGCTCCGGACCGGTCAGACTCAGGAGCCGTCGGGCCACACGCCTGACATAATCCAACAATTCCCGGGCCACCCGGTTTTCATTAAGTTCGGCCAGCTCATAGAGTATCCGGGCATAATAATAAATCATCAGACACACAGTATCGTTCCCCGGGTCTCGGGTATTGTTCCATTGAATCTGCGGCACCATCAGATTCTGGGACAGAAAAAAAATCTTGAGTATGGCCTTGAGGTTCTCTCGATCCCGCCGAAAGAACCTAAACAGTTTTTTCATGGCCCTCATATCTCAGATTTCAGGGTTTATTCCGGTCAAAGGATTGACGAAGCGCTGACCACATCCGGCTCCTGAATTCCTGCAGCGCTCAAATCTGGATGCCAAAAAAAGCTCTCCAACACCGGTTTCTGGTTGGCGTCGATTAATTCAGTCTTGAGTAGAATAAATTTCCGCGGTTCGGTCCCATGGTTTTCCCCATCCCCCGGATGACGAGGAAGCAGACCCCGCTCTAATCTTTCAAGCCTTTAGACAACTCCCCCTTGTCAACAAAATTTATATCCTTGAGCGCCCGGGCCCTTGCTCCGCTGGACATCCAATGACAATCTGGTCTGGCATTTCTCGCAGGCAATAATCATATTATCGTGCTGGCGTTTTAAGGTCTGTTGATGGGAAGGTATTTTTAGATTATCGCATGCTGAAAAGAAAGTCAATTGTTTCCTGACAAGATGTTGAGGGTGAGGTTTGGGGAATCAGCATGGGAGACGGCCGCCAGACCCTGATCCGCATGCTTTCCAGGAACTTGAGATATACTCCAAAGTTTTCTGATTTACCTCTAAATAGTGATATTGACCCCAAATTTACACCGCGGCCCGATTGATTCTAACTTCCATGGCCCGAGCCGGGCAGACCGGGCAACACAATTCGCAGGCGCTGCATTTTTCTGGATCAAAGATCACCTCCATACCAGGTCGGCGAATGGACAAGGCCCCGGTGGGGCAGACCGCGGTGCAGGTGCCACACTGATAACAACGGTCCTCATTGCGGCGCACTTCACTGGCCACCCGATGGACCTCTACTCCCGCATTTCTTAAGTATTTTACCCCTTTCCGGAAATTTTCCGGGTGGCCCCGGAGCTCCATAACGATAACCCCCTCTTTCCGGGGGTAAATGGTGGCCTTGAGCAGGTTAAACTCCAGGTCATAATCTTTCACTAACCGATAAATAATCGGTTGATCTACCACTTCTCTTGAAAAGCGTAAAACCAGCATTTCGGCATGCATAAGGATTTAACCCCACCGATCCAATGGTTTATTCATAAAGACAACTTTTTAGCAGGACAAGTCTTCCTGGCTGTCTCAACTTTCGTAATTTTAGAGTAGGGGCGACCGGCGGGTCACCCCTACGACTTGGGCCCCCAAATTTCAGATTAATCCCCTAAAGCGTCTCTGCCAACTGGCTTTCAGGTCCAAGACCGAGGTCTGGATGAGTAATTCGTCCTGGCGCCGGACCACAAACTGGTCATCGGCCCGGACCTGGCCCAGCAAAGTCAGGGGCTGGCCGGACATCAGGGTCTCAAAGGCTTCCCGGTCCGCCGGGGCGACGCTGATCAGCAAGCGGCCAGCCGATTCCGAATACAAGGCGACCTGATGGCTTTGCCCCTCGGCCACCGGAGTCAGATCCACTTCTTGTCCCAACTCGCCCGCCATGGCCTGGAGAGCCAGGTGGACGGCCAGACCGCCCCGGTAAACCCCGTGCATAGAAGCCAGTAAGGCCTGGTTGATCGCCTTTTCCAGGGCCTGATAGCGAGCCTGGAACTCTGCCGGACGCACCTGCGGCACCTGGAGCCCCAAGTAACCCCAAAGCTCATAAAGCTCCGACCCTCCCAGTTCGTCCTCGGTCTCGCCCACCAGATAGACCAGGTCACCGGGGGTTTTCAGGTCCATAGTCAGGCAGCGCCGGACATCCGGGACCAGGCTGACCGCGGTAAACAATAGCGTCGGCAATCCCGACACCTTGTGGGTTTCGCCATACGCCCCGGCCAGATGGCCGTCGATATACATGCTGTCTTTGCCGGACAGCAAGGGGATGCCATAGGCCAGACAGAGATCGCGCAAGGCCCAGTTGGCCCGCACCAGTTGGGCGGCCTTAAATTTGCCGTCCGGATTCTTGATTGGATCATACTGAATATTCGGCCAACAGAAATTATCCACCCCGGAGATATGCTCCAGACGACCGCCGACTGTCAGGACCCGGCGCACCGCTTCATCAATAGTAACCGCGGTCATATGGTAGGTATCAATCCGGCCATAAGCCGGGTGGAGAGCCTGACTCAGGGCCAGCCCCCGCCAGGACTCCATCCGGGGGCGGATTACCACTGCGTCGCTGGGGGTATCGGCCTTTTTGCCCACCAGGGGTTTGATGACGCTACCGCCCTGCACTTCATGATCGTATTGCCGGGCGATCCACTCCCGAGAGCAGAGGTTGGGGCGATCCAGCATGGCATGAAGCAGAGCGGTGTGGTCCTGAACCTCTCCTATCACCGGTTCGGTTAAGCCCCGGGCCGCGGGCGGATTCCATTCGGCCTGGAACTGCCACTGGGGAAAATCGGCCTGGAGAAAATCGAGGTCGATATAGGCGCAGGTCTGATCCTGGTAGCGCAGATGCACCGCCCCGGAGTCGGTATAGCGGCCAATCACCGTGGCTTCGACTGCGTGTTTGGCGGCCAGGGCCAGGAACTGAGCCTCATGTTCCGGGCGGACCGCCACCACCATGCGCTCCTGGGATTCGGAGACCCAGATTTCCCACTGATCCAGGCCCTCATATTTTAGCGGCACTCGATCCAGCCAGACCTCACAGCCATTGGACCACCGGGCTGATTCGCCGATGGCTGAAGACAAACCGCCGCCACCGCAGTCGGTAATAAAGGCAATGTAGCCCCGGTCGCGGGCCTCGAGCAGGAAATCGTGCATCTTTTTCTGGGTATAGGGGTCGCCGATCTGCACATGCCCAGCCGGAGTGTGGGCCCCGTAAACTTCCGAGGAGGCGGTCACTCCGTGAATGCCATCCTTACCCACCCGGCCGCCGCACATGATAATCAAATCACCGGGGGAAGTGGTCTTCTGGGCGGCATTCTCACCCTGGATTTTATTGGGTATCAACCCCAAGGCGGCCACGAACACCAGACACTTGCCCAAGTAGCTGGGATCAAAATAGAGCACTCCGAGCGGGGTGGGAATGCCGCTTTTATTGCCGCCGTCTTTGACCCCTTCGATGACCCCGTCCAGCAGTCGCCGAGGGTGCAGATGCGGCTGTAAGGGCCCCCGATAATCCCGGGGGCCGACACAGTAGCCATACAGACCGGCAATCAGCTTGGAGCCTTTGCCGGTGCCCAGCGGATCGCGATAGACCCCGACGATGCCGGTCAGCGCGCCGCCGTAGGCCTCCATATTGGAGGGCGAATTGTGGGTTTCGCCGGTAATCACATAACTGTAGTCATCATCAAAACGGCCTACCCCGGCATTATCCCAGAGCACCGACACCACCCAGGACTTTTGCCGGGCCAGTTTTAGGGTGGGTTCTTCGATGCAGGTCTTGAACAGGCTGTTAACCGTAACCTGCTCGCCCGTTACCTGGTCGTGATAATGAAACAACCCCCGGAAAGTGTTGTGATTACAGTGATCGCTGCGGGCCTGGGCAATGTATTCCAGTTCCACGTCCGTAGGCAGACCGAGCCCAAAGTTAGCCCGCCGGGCCTGCACTTCCGGCCGCAGATAATAGGCCCGGATCACCGGGATATCCTGCTCCTGGAGG belongs to Deltaproteobacteria bacterium and includes:
- a CDS encoding aminopeptidase, whose translation is METPSKDEIQQLRDKLAVKPRLVWDRVDAAERSAILAYAERYKNFLDVAKTERQAVGEIQRQAQERGFVNLADQQPGSRFYLNYRGKTMALVVMGTKPLSAGLRIIAAHIDSPRLDLKQYPIYEEADLTFLKTHYYGGIKKYQWLARPLALHGVILKENGDTITLRVGEEDSDPVFTVCDLLPHLARKVQMDKKVDEAFIGEKLNVLVGSLPYGNDDTKERFKLHLLHLLSEKYGLHEEDLVSAELEVVPAGRARDLGWDRSLVGGYGQDDRACAYAALEAIFVVNDPPYTCLALFVDKEEVGSDGNTSAKSCLLAELVTQLLLRQGEGREALRPALMASRAISADVNGALDPDWPEVHEKNNAARMGYGVCLTKFTGHGGKYMANDAHAEYVGWIRRIFNRQGVVWQAGELGKVDEGGGGTIAKFLAIHGMDIIDCGTPLLSMHSPFEVSSKGDLYMTYKAYWSFFTAGED
- a CDS encoding 4Fe-4S dicluster domain-containing protein; protein product: MHAEMLVLRFSREVVDQPIIYRLVKDYDLEFNLLKATIYPRKEGVIVMELRGHPENFRKGVKYLRNAGVEVHRVASEVRRNEDRCYQCGTCTAVCPTGALSIRRPGMEVIFDPEKCSACELCCPVCPARAMEVRINRAAV
- a CDS encoding phosphoribosylformylglycinamidine synthase, which gives rise to MAARLEITWRPELVDAEGEAIRRKAKEYFGLEFSRVRVIHILTIDAQLSGCELEAIRTQIFTNPVTQISSYQPLADRFDWAVWVGLRPGVRDNPGATAVEAIEAFLGRSLDAQAAVYTSKLYLFEGTGISSRDVARVAQELLANDIIQEFRVYSPDAWNPQTGIGLIIPQVRLDHLPIVTTFNIDSDATLQELSELRNLALQEQDIPVIRAYYLRPEVQARRANFGLGLPTDVELEYIAQARSDHCNHNTFRGLFHYHDQVTGEQVTVNSLFKTCIEEPTLKLARQKSWVVSVLWDNAGVGRFDDDYSYVITGETHNSPSNMEAYGGALTGIVGVYRDPLGTGKGSKLIAGLYGYCVGPRDYRGPLQPHLHPRRLLDGVIEGVKDGGNKSGIPTPLGVLYFDPSYLGKCLVFVAALGLIPNKIQGENAAQKTTSPGDLIIMCGGRVGKDGIHGVTASSEVYGAHTPAGHVQIGDPYTQKKMHDFLLEARDRGYIAFITDCGGGGLSSAIGESARWSNGCEVWLDRVPLKYEGLDQWEIWVSESQERMVVAVRPEHEAQFLALAAKHAVEATVIGRYTDSGAVHLRYQDQTCAYIDLDFLQADFPQWQFQAEWNPPAARGLTEPVIGEVQDHTALLHAMLDRPNLCSREWIARQYDHEVQGGSVIKPLVGKKADTPSDAVVIRPRMESWRGLALSQALHPAYGRIDTYHMTAVTIDEAVRRVLTVGGRLEHISGVDNFCWPNIQYDPIKNPDGKFKAAQLVRANWALRDLCLAYGIPLLSGKDSMYIDGHLAGAYGETHKVSGLPTLLFTAVSLVPDVRRCLTMDLKTPGDLVYLVGETEDELGGSELYELWGYLGLQVPQVRPAEFQARYQALEKAINQALLASMHGVYRGGLAVHLALQAMAGELGQEVDLTPVAEGQSHQVALYSESAGRLLISVAPADREAFETLMSGQPLTLLGQVRADDQFVVRRQDELLIQTSVLDLKASWQRRFRGLI